The Micavibrio sp. TMED2 genome has a window encoding:
- a CDS encoding thiol reductant ABC exporter subunit CydC: MSNEKQIRQPVIRTLLGQMTGRRGWMIGGALLALLATLSSIGLLMTAGWFITATGIAGFGVIGGAIAFNFHFPAGIIRGFALSRTAGRYTERIVTHEATFRALTDLRIWLFGKLIPLAPGRLGDLRIGDVLTRLTSDIDQLDAIYLRLLVPSFIALIIALLLGGIIAVFEPVIAVTALALLALAGIAVPMLSNRLGRPIGEALVDQRASLRGDVSDTIDGLAELLVYGADERMQAQIMTAQDQLGQQQKRMSTITGFGSFATNALSGSAMIAAMVLGLIAVTEGRIEGPILVMIVFGIMAAFEVVAPLPLAYQILGQTRAAGRRILDLAGSAPGVAEPASPATCPQDGVLTLDGLRFTYPGSNRAAIDGLSLTIQPGEHVGIVGHSGAGKSTLFALLLKTQTPDAGHIRWHDTDFTRIASDELYQQIGVLTQSPRLFATSIRDNLLLGKPDASDAELMEACRLVALDGFVESLPNGLDTWLGEAGAKISGGQARRLTLARLLLKNPKLILLDEPTEGLDPVTERTVVEQMRSALAGRTVILITHRLAPLGATDRIIRLEQGRITEDSDADSFIAAEREKITAALTADQPKLTKAAQPLAMPAEPVVSEAAPEEQQPDTTVAAKPTARWYLRPLYFTIALVSLILGLIGVVVPGMPTTIFMIIALWGFARSSTRFHDWLWNHPRFGPMLSAWQQHRVVPRRAKWAATLMMTLSIIIMAVAGAPPSATAFTAVVCLCVLAYLWPKPEAVSP; the protein is encoded by the coding sequence ATGACCGGCAGGCGCGGCTGGATGATCGGTGGTGCACTGCTGGCCCTGCTGGCGACGCTGTCGAGCATCGGGCTGTTGATGACGGCGGGTTGGTTCATCACCGCCACCGGTATTGCCGGGTTCGGCGTAATCGGCGGTGCCATCGCCTTCAACTTCCACTTTCCCGCCGGGATCATTCGCGGCTTTGCGCTCAGCCGGACGGCGGGCCGCTATACCGAACGGATTGTCACTCATGAAGCCACGTTCCGGGCATTGACCGATCTGCGGATCTGGCTGTTCGGCAAGCTGATCCCGCTCGCGCCCGGTCGGCTCGGTGACTTGCGCATCGGCGATGTGCTGACCCGCCTGACCAGCGATATCGACCAGCTTGATGCGATCTATCTGCGCCTGCTGGTGCCGAGCTTCATTGCCCTGATCATAGCCCTGCTGCTGGGCGGCATTATTGCGGTGTTTGAGCCGGTGATCGCCGTCACGGCCCTCGCCCTGCTGGCACTTGCCGGGATTGCCGTACCGATGCTGAGCAACCGTCTCGGCCGCCCGATTGGCGAGGCACTGGTTGACCAGCGGGCCAGCCTGCGTGGTGATGTCAGCGATACCATCGACGGCCTTGCCGAATTGCTGGTCTATGGCGCGGATGAGCGGATGCAGGCACAAATCATGACAGCCCAGGACCAGCTGGGCCAGCAGCAGAAGCGCATGTCTACCATCACGGGTTTCGGCAGCTTTGCCACCAACGCCCTCTCCGGCTCCGCCATGATTGCCGCCATGGTGCTCGGCCTGATCGCCGTGACCGAAGGCCGGATCGAGGGGCCGATACTGGTGATGATCGTCTTTGGCATCATGGCCGCATTCGAGGTTGTCGCCCCGCTGCCGCTCGCCTACCAGATCCTCGGCCAGACCCGTGCCGCCGGTCGCCGGATACTCGACCTCGCCGGTTCCGCGCCGGGCGTTGCCGAACCGGCCAGCCCTGCCACCTGCCCGCAGGATGGCGTGTTGACGCTCGACGGCCTCCGCTTCACCTATCCCGGCAGCAACCGGGCGGCGATTGATGGCCTCAGTCTGACCATCCAGCCGGGCGAGCATGTGGGCATTGTCGGCCATAGCGGCGCCGGTAAATCCACCCTGTTCGCTCTGCTGCTCAAGACCCAAACGCCGGATGCCGGTCATATCCGCTGGCATGACACCGACTTCACCCGGATCGCCAGCGATGAACTCTATCAACAGATCGGCGTGCTGACCCAGTCGCCACGCCTGTTCGCCACCAGCATCCGGGACAACCTGCTGCTCGGCAAACCCGATGCCAGCGATGCCGAACTGATGGAGGCCTGCCGTCTGGTTGCCCTTGATGGCTTTGTTGAGAGCCTGCCGAACGGGCTGGATACATGGCTCGGTGAGGCCGGGGCGAAAATCTCCGGCGGTCAGGCGCGTCGTCTGACGCTGGCCCGGCTGCTCTTGAAAAATCCGAAACTGATCTTGCTGGATGAACCGACCGAGGGCCTCGATCCCGTGACCGAGCGTACGGTGGTCGAGCAGATGCGCAGCGCCCTTGCCGGTCGCACGGTGATCCTGATTACCCACCGCCTTGCCCCGCTCGGTGCCACCGACCGGATCATCCGGCTGGAACAGGGACGGATTACAGAAGACAGTGACGCCGACAGCTTCATCGCCGCCGAGCGTGAAAAGATCACCGCCGCACTGACCGCCGATCAACCAAAACTGACCAAAGCCGCGCAACCACTCGCCATGCCAGCCGAGCCGGTTGTCAGCGAAGCAGCACCGGAGGAACAGCAACCAGACACCACCGTAGCGGCCAAACCGACCGCCCGCTGGTATCTGCGCCCGCTCTATTTCACCATTGCGCTGGTCTCGCTCATCCTCGGACTGATTGGCGTAGTGGTACCGGGAATGCCGACCACCATCTTCATGATCATTGCACTCTGGGGCTTTGCCCGCTCATCGACCCGGTTCCATGACTGGCTCTGGAACCACCCGCGTTTCGGCCCCATGCTGAGCGCGTGGCAACAGCACCGGGTCGTCCCCCGCCGCGCCAAATGGGCCGCAACCCTGATGATGACATTAAGCATTATCATCATGGCCGTCGCCGGTGCGCCACCCTCCGCCACCGCCTTTACCGCTGTGGTCTGCCTCTGCGTCCTCGCCTATCTCTGGCCGAAGCCGGAAGCTGTTTCGCCATAA
- a CDS encoding mannose-1-phosphate guanyltransferase, which yields MRLFSLRRARAVLAKEFIQLLRDTVTLRMIIMVPIMQMLLFGYALNTDPKHLPTAVLSQDNSAMSRAIVAGLKNTEYFSIDHDIQSDTEGREMLRRGDVLFVISIPAHFQRDVIRGENPHILIEADASDPVAASGALSAANGMLTRIYQLELRGPLAHLRTQPPAFSLRTQRLYNPEGFTRYNIVPGLIAVVLTMTGIMMTALSMTRERERGTMENLLAMPVSPIEVMVGKITPYVIIGFFQSAMIVLVARLLFDVPVVGSLGLLALATLIFITCNMAIGFTLSAAARNQTQALQMSIMVLLPSILLSGFLFPFRGMPLWAQVIGNVFPATHYINISRGILLKGSDLMEIWPHLWPMIVFMVIITLIAMKRYRRTLD from the coding sequence ATGAGGCTGTTTTCGCTCCGTCGTGCCCGCGCCGTGCTGGCCAAGGAATTCATCCAGCTGCTGCGGGATACTGTCACCCTGCGTATGATCATCATGGTGCCGATCATGCAGATGCTGCTGTTCGGCTATGCCCTCAATACCGACCCGAAACACCTGCCGACCGCAGTACTTTCACAGGACAACAGCGCCATGTCGCGGGCGATTGTCGCCGGGCTGAAAAACACCGAATATTTCTCGATTGATCACGACATTCAATCAGACACAGAGGGCCGCGAAATGCTGCGTCGGGGCGATGTGCTGTTTGTCATCAGCATCCCGGCCCATTTCCAGCGCGATGTAATCCGGGGCGAGAACCCGCATATCCTGATCGAGGCCGATGCGAGTGACCCGGTTGCCGCCTCGGGTGCGCTCAGTGCCGCCAACGGCATGCTGACCCGCATCTATCAGCTGGAATTGCGCGGGCCGCTCGCCCATCTGCGCACCCAGCCTCCCGCTTTCAGCCTGCGCACCCAGCGGCTCTATAACCCGGAGGGCTTCACGCGCTACAACATCGTGCCGGGATTGATTGCCGTAGTGCTGACCATGACCGGGATCATGATGACCGCCCTGTCGATGACGCGGGAGCGCGAACGCGGCACCATGGAGAACCTGCTCGCGATGCCGGTCTCACCGATCGAGGTCATGGTCGGCAAGATCACGCCCTATGTGATTATCGGCTTTTTCCAGTCGGCCATGATCGTGCTGGTCGCACGATTGTTGTTCGATGTGCCGGTGGTCGGCAGCCTTGGCCTGCTGGCGCTGGCAACGCTGATCTTCATCACCTGCAATATGGCCATCGGCTTTACCCTGTCAGCCGCCGCACGTAACCAGACCCAGGCATTGCAGATGTCGATCATGGTGCTGCTGCCCTCGATCCTGCTCTCCGGCTTCCTGTTTCCATTCCGCGGGATGCCGCTCTGGGCGCAGGTAATCGGCAATGTCTTTCCCGCCACCCATTACATCAATATCTCGCGCGGCATCCTGCTCAAGGGCAGTGACCTGATGGAAATCTGGCCGCATCTCTGGCCGATGATTGTTTTCATGGTGATCATCACACTAATCGCCATGAAGCGCTACCGCCGGACATTGGACTGA
- a CDS encoding multidrug ABC transporter ATP-binding protein, with protein MSDAPLAIDVRGLTKKFGDKTVVDNFDVQVPKGQIYGFLGPNGSGKTTTLRMICGLLVPDEGEGTALGLDIHTQSLEIKKRVGYMTQKFSYWEDLSIRENLTFVAQLYGLDRVRERVDQALEHLNLKDRAKQLAGQLSGGWKQRLALAACILHEPELLLLDEPTAGVDPKARREFWDEIHQLAAKGLTVLVSTHYMDEAERCHAIIYMSYGRLVTQGRIEDVIAGAGLTTWVVRGPKLMELAHELEQQSAVTTVAPFGGSLHISGTDRDALEAALKPYFDKPNYDWQEEQPTFEDVFIRYMADAKDNFKTEEPVA; from the coding sequence ATGAGCGATGCGCCACTCGCCATCGATGTCCGGGGCCTGACCAAGAAGTTCGGCGACAAAACCGTCGTCGACAATTTCGACGTGCAGGTGCCCAAGGGCCAGATTTACGGCTTTCTCGGCCCCAATGGCAGTGGCAAAACCACGACCCTGCGCATGATCTGCGGCTTGCTGGTCCCGGATGAAGGTGAAGGCACCGCCCTTGGCCTCGACATTCACACGCAATCGCTGGAGATCAAGAAACGGGTCGGCTACATGACCCAGAAATTCAGCTACTGGGAAGACCTCAGCATCCGCGAGAACCTGACCTTTGTGGCCCAGCTCTATGGCCTCGACCGGGTTCGTGAGCGGGTGGATCAGGCGCTGGAGCATCTCAACCTGAAGGACCGGGCGAAGCAGTTGGCCGGGCAGCTTTCCGGCGGCTGGAAACAGCGCCTCGCACTTGCTGCCTGTATCCTGCACGAGCCGGAACTGCTGCTGCTCGACGAGCCAACCGCCGGGGTCGATCCGAAAGCCCGGCGCGAGTTCTGGGACGAAATCCACCAGCTTGCCGCCAAGGGCCTGACCGTCCTCGTCAGCACGCATTACATGGACGAGGCCGAGCGCTGCCATGCCATCATCTATATGAGCTATGGCCGCCTCGTCACCCAGGGCAGGATCGAGGATGTGATCGCCGGCGCCGGATTGACCACATGGGTCGTGCGCGGGCCGAAACTCATGGAACTGGCCCATGAACTTGAGCAGCAATCCGCCGTCACCACCGTCGCCCCGTTCGGTGGCAGCCTGCATATCAGCGGCACCGACAGGGACGCTCTGGAAGCCGCCCTCAAGCCCTATTTCGACAAACCGAACTATGACTGGCAGGAGGAACAGCCGACCTTTGAGGATGTCTTCATCCGCTATATGGCCGATGCAAAGGACAACTTCAAAACCGAGGAGCCGGTGGCATGA